One genomic region from Campylobacter sp. RM5004 encodes:
- a CDS encoding DUF4149 domain-containing protein codes for MRKINDFLLAGIIFIEIFIGIVVAPIIFFPSEIIGNGILSHLESGLLMTQVFVKFNYLLLFVSFFNIFYEIFTNKLASFRIILSFLIVILALIFVFYYTQNVLNMQELGITNSDEFNANHKQSEILFKVMVVLQFILFFTKKKEK; via the coding sequence ATGAGAAAAATTAATGATTTTTTATTAGCAGGAATAATTTTTATTGAAATTTTTATAGGAATTGTAGTTGCTCCTATTATATTTTTTCCAAGTGAAATTATAGGAAATGGGATTTTAAGTCATTTAGAGAGTGGTTTGCTAATGACCCAAGTATTTGTAAAATTTAATTATTTGTTACTTTTTGTAAGCTTTTTTAATATTTTTTATGAAATTTTTACAAATAAATTAGCTAGTTTTAGAATAATTTTAAGTTTTTTAATAGTAATTTTGGCTTTAATTTTTGTTTTTTATTACACGCAAAATGTTTTAAATATGCAAGAATTAGGCATAACTAATAGCGATGAGTTTAATGCAAACCACAAACAAAGTGAAATATTATTTAAAGTAATGGTAGTTTTACAATTTATTTTATTCTTTACTAAGAAAAAAGAAAAATGA
- a CDS encoding HemK/PrmC family methyltransferase: MIVTFNELKSLVGDLIAKQIIMEYFSFSLLEYSLARSNTISENDRKNLINIANLYLNNMPLQYIFKKTYIKDLEFLCENGVLIPRCDTEILIDLATNYIKEHNVKNAYEIGFGSGIISICLKLFTNINIKACDINKKALELACKNAKKHNVDCDFHLADFNVVSFKNYELVVSNPPYISTDYALDEYVKKEPKTALYGGKKGYELLFKIIKKCYLENVKCLICEFGYEQKEVLREYLKEYNFKASFYKDLNGFDRVFIAERLDYEKN, translated from the coding sequence ATGATAGTAACTTTTAATGAATTAAAAAGCTTAGTTGGAGATTTAATTGCTAAGCAAATCATTATGGAGTATTTTTCATTTTCATTGCTTGAATACTCACTTGCAAGGTCAAACACTATAAGCGAAAATGATAGAAAAAACTTAATAAATATTGCAAATTTATATTTAAATAATATGCCTTTGCAATATATTTTCAAAAAAACTTATATAAAAGATTTAGAATTTTTATGCGAAAACGGAGTGTTAATTCCAAGGTGTGATACAGAAATTTTAATTGATTTAGCGACTAATTATATAAAAGAACATAATGTAAAAAATGCTTATGAAATAGGCTTTGGTAGTGGAATTATTAGTATATGTTTAAAGCTTTTTACAAATATTAATATAAAAGCTTGTGATATAAATAAAAAGGCTTTAGAGCTAGCTTGTAAAAATGCTAAAAAACATAATGTAGATTGCGATTTTCATCTAGCGGATTTTAATGTAGTATCGTTTAAAAACTATGAATTAGTGGTATCAAATCCACCTTATATTAGCACAGATTATGCTTTAGATGAATATGTAAAAAAAGAGCCAAAAACAGCACTTTATGGCGGTAAAAAAGGCTATGAATTATTATTTAAAATTATTAAAAAATGTTATTTAGAAAATGTAAAATGCTTAATATGTGAGTTTGGATACGAACAGAAAGAAGTTTTGAGAGAGTATTTAAAAGAATATAATTTTAAAGCTAGTTTTTACAAAGATTTAAATGGATTTGATAGAGTGTTTATAGCAGAAAGGTTAGATTATGAGAAAAATTAA
- a CDS encoding FlhB-like flagellar biosynthesis protein, with amino-acid sequence MNKIKKALALGYNKEKNNAPKVMATGSGEIAERIIKLANENGIPIKEDEELCEVLSKLELGEEIPPAMYKAVAEIFSFIYRMSKKMEEN; translated from the coding sequence ATGAATAAAATTAAAAAAGCTCTAGCCTTAGGCTATAACAAAGAAAAAAACAACGCCCCAAAAGTAATGGCAACAGGTAGTGGCGAAATAGCCGAACGCATTATAAAACTAGCAAACGAAAACGGAATACCAATTAAAGAAGATGAAGAATTATGCGAAGTTTTAAGTAAACTTGAATTAGGAGAAGAAATCCCACCTGCTATGTATAAAGCAGTAGCCGAAATTTTTTCATTCATTTATAGAATGTCAAAAAAAATGGAAGAAAATTAA
- a CDS encoding thiol:disulfide interchange protein DsbA/DsbL has translation MFKKLKTITFALILSSNLFALSEGVEYNVLENPISNSNNSLTEVWSYQCSHCYLHHNYNTLGLISEKLPNLEIKSLMVKSWGQFGKEMANLLNYAKYQDEKNKLSLVDKNSLHHKLASAYFIDLFKNKNTWNNNPDEFYKAGLTLLEISKKKLEKFIESPEGKYLASVNDAADEIANTYGTPAFIVNGKYVINLAHAKSPQDLIDIIEELSKLK, from the coding sequence ATGTTTAAAAAATTAAAAACAATAACTTTTGCTTTAATATTAAGCTCAAACCTATTTGCTCTAAGCGAAGGTGTTGAATACAATGTGCTTGAAAATCCTATTTCAAATTCTAATAATTCTTTAACTGAAGTTTGGTCTTATCAATGTTCGCATTGTTATTTACACCATAATTACAATACTTTAGGATTAATTAGCGAAAAATTACCTAATCTTGAAATCAAGTCTTTAATGGTTAAATCTTGGGGACAATTTGGTAAAGAAATGGCTAATTTATTAAACTATGCAAAATATCAAGATGAAAAAAATAAATTAAGTCTAGTTGATAAAAACAGCTTACATCACAAATTAGCAAGTGCTTATTTTATAGATTTATTTAAAAATAAAAATACTTGGAATAATAACCCTGATGAATTTTATAAAGCAGGTTTAACCCTACTTGAAATCTCAAAGAAAAAACTAGAAAAATTCATAGAAAGCCCAGAAGGAAAGTATTTAGCAAGCGTAAATGATGCAGCTGATGAAATAGCTAATACTTATGGAACTCCAGCTTTCATCGTTAATGGAAAATATGTAATCAATTTAGCTCACGCAAAATCTCCACAAGATTTAATTGATATAATTGAAGAACTTTCAAAACTAAAATAA
- a CDS encoding M48 family metallopeptidase — MLIISIISLVFIIETLLKLLEINHIKTKTNKGFLSDEQFVEFKNIAIVEYKFSILNNFLALVLNCVFILVLFKVLKVHFEPNSLLDNTILVLLYFVINSCILTCVDFYKTMVVDTKHGFNKKTPFMYFKDLLKSLILLVIIGGALVYILLFAIAKLGEFWWIGGFAILFIFSLLAMVVYPNFIVPMFNKLSPIEGELKDNIQALLNDCGFKSNGVFSMDASKNDTRLNAYFAGMFGAKKVVLYDTLINAMNKNELLAVLAHELGHFKNKDILKMLFISGLNLLITFAIFGYFSSFFENQFNLEGFVSSSLFAFIMVGSAISFVLSPILNSISRKNEFNADKHGALKTSKSDMINALKVLAIHNKALLDHNAIYEAIYKTHPSLSKRISALNDSNF; from the coding sequence ATGCTAATAATTAGTATCATTAGTCTTGTTTTTATAATTGAAACATTACTTAAATTACTTGAGATAAATCATATAAAAACCAAAACAAATAAAGGTTTTTTAAGCGATGAACAATTTGTAGAGTTTAAAAATATTGCGATAGTTGAATATAAGTTTTCAATTCTTAATAATTTTTTAGCTTTAGTTTTAAATTGCGTGTTTATATTAGTGCTATTTAAGGTATTAAAAGTTCATTTTGAGCCTAATTCATTGCTAGATAATACTATTTTAGTATTGCTATATTTTGTGATTAATTCTTGCATTCTAACTTGTGTAGATTTTTATAAAACTATGGTTGTAGATACCAAGCATGGCTTTAATAAAAAAACACCTTTTATGTATTTTAAAGACCTTTTAAAATCACTAATTTTATTAGTAATTATAGGTGGAGCTTTGGTTTATATTTTGCTTTTTGCAATTGCTAAATTAGGCGAGTTTTGGTGGATAGGTGGCTTTGCGATATTATTTATCTTTAGTCTTTTAGCTATGGTTGTTTATCCTAATTTTATCGTGCCTATGTTTAATAAACTAAGTCCTATTGAAGGCGAGTTAAAGGACAATATTCAAGCGTTATTAAATGATTGTGGTTTTAAAAGCAATGGGGTATTTAGCATGGACGCAAGTAAGAATGATACAAGGCTAAATGCTTATTTTGCCGGTATGTTTGGAGCAAAAAAGGTAGTTCTTTATGATACTTTAATTAATGCTATGAATAAAAATGAATTATTAGCTGTTTTAGCGCATGAGTTAGGGCATTTTAAGAATAAAGATATTTTAAAAATGCTTTTTATAAGTGGATTAAATCTTTTAATAACTTTTGCAATTTTTGGGTATTTTTCAAGTTTTTTTGAAAATCAGTTTAATTTAGAAGGCTTTGTTTCTAGCTCATTATTCGCCTTTATTATGGTAGGTTCAGCAATATCGTTTGTTTTAAGTCCTATTTTAAATTCTATTTCAAGAAAGAATGAATTTAATGCAGATAAACACGGAGCTTTAAAAACAAGTAAAAGCGATATGATAAATGCTTTAAAAGTATTAGCAATTCACAATAAAGCCTTGCTAGATCATAACGCTATTTATGAAGCTATATACAAAACTCATCCAAGTTTAAGCAAAAGAATAAGTGCTCTAAATGATAGTAACTTTTAA
- a CDS encoding MFS transporter — MVKTINSLKALLFASLLLFVGNSFLLSTNPILLKELGYNDFYIGLISSCIYLGALISTFASHTLIQKVGHIRSFGFFTSLFAIATILHIVIKDIYLWAILRFIIGFSYYTLLIIIESWINQKSKNEIRSRMLSIYEIVFYSGFAIGVLLMYLKPSYNNVFIIAVLVILLCSLPLNLLKIKQPKLKERKKISVPNIFNVSKLAFIAAFVGGFLMNGFFSMSQTYFLALNYNIQDISLLIFTAMLGGFIAQLFMGRLSDVYGRKIAILFCVSLAFVSSVGLYFLASNKIAIFIFCFFLGMGLFCIYALALARASDRAKESSQILEIGRTLMFAYVSSSVVSPIILGYAINTFGANAYILVYIILLFGLGVFTLTQPKIDAANRIEYEQKPSQFVHLGNDE, encoded by the coding sequence ATGGTTAAAACTATAAATTCTTTAAAAGCTTTATTATTCGCTTCACTTTTATTATTTGTAGGCAACTCGTTTTTACTTAGCACTAATCCTATATTATTAAAAGAATTAGGTTATAACGATTTTTACATAGGCTTAATTAGTTCTTGCATATATTTAGGAGCATTAATTAGCACTTTTGCATCTCATACTTTAATTCAAAAAGTAGGACATATTAGAAGTTTTGGTTTTTTTACTTCATTATTTGCAATCGCAACCATACTTCATATAGTGATTAAAGATATATATTTATGGGCAATCTTAAGATTTATCATAGGATTTTCATACTATACATTATTAATCATCATTGAATCATGGATAAATCAAAAATCAAAAAACGAAATCCGTTCAAGAATGCTATCAATTTATGAAATAGTATTTTATTCAGGCTTTGCCATAGGTGTATTATTAATGTATTTAAAGCCTAGTTATAATAATGTTTTTATAATTGCGGTTTTGGTTATTTTATTATGTTCTTTGCCACTTAATTTATTAAAAATAAAGCAGCCAAAACTAAAAGAAAGAAAAAAAATCAGCGTTCCAAATATTTTCAATGTATCAAAATTAGCTTTTATAGCTGCTTTTGTTGGTGGATTTTTGATGAATGGGTTTTTTTCTATGTCGCAAACATATTTTCTAGCACTAAATTATAATATTCAAGATATTTCATTGCTTATTTTTACTGCTATGCTTGGTGGATTTATAGCTCAGTTATTTATGGGAAGATTATCTGATGTTTATGGAAGAAAAATTGCTATTTTATTTTGTGTAAGCCTTGCTTTTGTTTCTAGTGTTGGTTTATATTTTTTAGCTAGTAATAAAATAGCTATTTTTATTTTTTGCTTTTTTCTTGGAATGGGGCTTTTTTGCATTTACGCATTAGCACTTGCAAGAGCAAGCGATAGAGCAAAAGAAAGCTCACAAATACTTGAAATAGGAAGAACGCTGATGTTTGCTTATGTATCAAGCTCTGTTGTATCTCCTATAATTTTAGGATATGCAATTAATACTTTTGGTGCAAATGCTTATATTTTAGTTTATATCATCTTATTATTTGGCTTAGGTGTTTTTACGCTAACTCAGCCAAAAATAGATGCAGCAAATAGAATTGAATACGAACAAAAACCTAGCCAGTTCGTTCATTTAGGCAATGATGAATAA
- a CDS encoding acetyl-CoA carboxylase biotin carboxylase subunit → MREIKKILIANRGEIALRAIRTIKEMGKEAICIYSSADKDALYLKYCDASICVGGPKSSESYLNIPSIISAAELCGADAIFPGYGFLSENQNFVEICERHNIKFIGPSVEAMNTMSDKSKAKQVMKRAGVPVIPGSDGAIKDVNMAKELAEEMGYPVILKAAAGGGGRGMRVVEKAADLEKAYWSAESEATSAFGDGRMYIEKYIKNPRHIEVQIIGDSFGNVIHVGERDCSMQRRHQKLIEESPAKILTPETRAKLLETAVRAAKAIGYEGAGTFEFLLDDYQNFYFIEMNTRLQVEHCVSEMCSGEDIIRHMINVAEGKALPKQEEISFKGHSIECRITAEDPKTFTPCPGKITRYSAPGGANVRMESHIYQDYSVPPFYDSMIGKLVVWAPTREMAIHKMKCALQELIVGGIKTTKDFHISMMENPDFINNKFDTNYLSRR, encoded by the coding sequence ATGAGAGAAATTAAAAAAATATTAATTGCAAATCGTGGTGAAATAGCACTAAGAGCTATTAGAACGATTAAAGAAATGGGAAAAGAAGCGATTTGTATATATTCAAGTGCCGATAAAGATGCTTTATACTTAAAATATTGCGATGCAAGTATCTGTGTTGGTGGTCCAAAGTCAAGCGAAAGTTATTTAAATATTCCATCAATTATAAGTGCTGCAGAATTATGTGGTGCTGATGCGATTTTCCCAGGTTATGGATTTTTAAGTGAAAATCAAAATTTCGTTGAAATTTGTGAGCGTCATAATATTAAATTCATTGGTCCAAGCGTAGAAGCTATGAATACTATGAGTGATAAAAGTAAAGCTAAGCAAGTTATGAAAAGAGCAGGTGTTCCAGTAATTCCTGGTAGTGATGGAGCTATAAAAGATGTTAATATGGCAAAAGAACTAGCAGAAGAAATGGGTTATCCTGTTATTTTAAAAGCTGCTGCAGGTGGTGGTGGCCGTGGTATGCGTGTGGTTGAAAAAGCTGCAGATTTAGAAAAAGCATACTGGTCAGCAGAAAGCGAAGCAACAAGTGCGTTTGGTGATGGAAGAATGTATATAGAAAAATATATCAAAAACCCACGCCATATAGAAGTGCAAATCATAGGAGATAGCTTTGGTAATGTTATTCATGTAGGAGAGCGTGATTGCTCTATGCAAAGAAGACACCAAAAACTAATAGAAGAAAGTCCTGCGAAGATTTTAACTCCTGAAACAAGAGCGAAATTACTTGAAACTGCAGTAAGAGCTGCAAAAGCGATAGGATATGAAGGTGCTGGAACATTTGAGTTCTTATTAGATGATTATCAAAACTTTTATTTCATTGAAATGAATACAAGACTTCAAGTTGAGCACTGCGTAAGCGAAATGTGTAGTGGTGAAGATATAATCCGCCATATGATAAATGTAGCAGAAGGAAAGGCTCTACCTAAACAAGAAGAAATAAGCTTTAAAGGTCATTCAATTGAGTGCAGAATTACAGCAGAAGACCCTAAGACATTTACTCCTTGTCCTGGAAAAATCACAAGATATTCAGCTCCGGGTGGTGCAAATGTAAGAATGGAAAGCCATATTTATCAAGATTATTCAGTTCCGCCGTTTTATGATAGTATGATTGGTAAGCTTGTAGTTTGGGCTCCAACTAGAGAAATGGCAATTCATAAAATGAAATGTGCTTTACAAGAATTAATTGTAGGTGGAATTAAAACTACAAAAGATTTTCATATTTCTATGATGGAAAATCCTGATTTTATTAATAATAAATTTGATACAAACTATTTATCAAGAAGATAA
- a CDS encoding copper resistance protein CopD, producing the protein MESLYPFALIIHVFCAIIFVGYLFFDVVIFSKAKKNLKQELRTEVQEVITKKAIKIMPICVLLLLLTGGMMMSKWVGSQIGYFDTTFQQIFMLKVFFACLIFIMVALSLSYKFILKKPNPLNKIIHPLALTLAILIVLCAKLMFYV; encoded by the coding sequence ATGGAAAGTTTATATCCATTTGCACTTATTATTCATGTTTTTTGTGCGATTATTTTTGTTGGTTATTTGTTTTTTGATGTTGTTATTTTTAGTAAAGCTAAAAAGAATTTAAAACAGGAATTAAGAACTGAAGTTCAGGAAGTAATTACTAAAAAAGCTATTAAAATCATGCCTATTTGTGTGCTATTATTGCTACTTACAGGCGGAATGATGATGAGTAAATGGGTTGGTAGTCAAATCGGATATTTTGATACTACCTTTCAACAAATTTTTATGCTAAAAGTTTTCTTTGCTTGTTTGATTTTTATCATGGTTGCACTTAGTTTAAGTTATAAATTTATTCTTAAAAAACCAAATCCTTTAAATAAAATCATTCATCCATTAGCTTTAACTTTAGCAATATTAATTGTGCTTTGTGCAAAGCTTATGTTTTATGTATAA
- a CDS encoding MATE family efflux transporter yields the protein MKEINFFKLSLNIYLEMLLRFSSVVINTIMISRYNVFLIGAMSSANQIFIIATTIFSFLSIGSSVLISQALGANNKNLAIKSAHISLSFNVILGIFIFFIIHFFDFKMLKLLNVPDEIFNYSLIYLQTIAYVILLDCVNIALSSVIRTYAKAKELMIVSLVMNAVNIIFNAIFLYKYDLGLFGVGISSIISRIVCLIMLVYIYFKIAKLRIYFKLFFNINKDIFKKILTIGGFSAGENLLWSAQYMVVFAFVGLLGKDAMSIQSIFFQISMFIFTTSSALSVANEIIIGRLVGAKEYEKAYKHSFVILKIAIILSFIFASFVFIFQDYIFKALDLNDDLIKIIKPLFIISFVLEASRAMNIVMVNSLRASSDAAYPFYMGIIFMWGVSVPLAYILGIHFGFAMVGIWSAFVADEFLRGLANTYRWKSKKWQNKTS from the coding sequence ATGAAAGAAATCAATTTTTTTAAACTATCTTTAAATATCTACTTAGAAATGCTGCTAAGGTTTAGCTCGGTAGTTATAAATACTATTATGATTAGCAGATACAATGTATTTTTAATAGGAGCTATGAGTAGTGCGAATCAAATCTTTATAATAGCTACTACGATTTTTTCATTCTTATCAATTGGCTCTAGCGTATTAATCTCTCAAGCACTAGGAGCAAATAACAAAAATCTAGCAATAAAATCAGCTCATATAAGCTTATCTTTTAATGTGATTTTAGGAATATTTATATTTTTTATAATTCATTTTTTTGATTTTAAAATGCTTAAATTACTCAATGTTCCTGATGAGATTTTTAATTATTCTTTGATTTATTTACAAACTATTGCTTATGTAATCTTGCTTGATTGCGTAAATATAGCATTATCATCTGTAATTAGAACCTATGCAAAAGCAAAAGAGCTTATGATAGTTTCACTTGTGATGAATGCTGTTAATATAATTTTTAATGCGATATTTTTGTATAAATATGATTTAGGATTATTTGGCGTTGGAATTTCAAGTATTATTTCAAGAATTGTTTGCCTTATTATGCTTGTTTATATTTATTTTAAGATCGCAAAATTACGCATATACTTTAAGTTATTTTTCAATATTAATAAAGATATTTTTAAAAAGATTTTAACAATAGGTGGCTTTAGTGCAGGTGAAAACCTACTTTGGTCGGCTCAATATATGGTGGTTTTTGCTTTTGTTGGCTTGCTTGGAAAAGACGCAATGAGTATTCAGAGCATATTTTTTCAAATTTCAATGTTTATTTTTACAACAAGTTCGGCTTTAAGTGTTGCAAATGAGATAATCATAGGAAGATTAGTAGGGGCAAAAGAATACGAAAAAGCGTATAAACATAGCTTTGTAATTTTAAAAATAGCAATAATTTTAAGCTTTATTTTTGCTAGTTTTGTATTTATATTTCAAGATTATATTTTTAAAGCACTTGATTTAAATGATGATTTGATTAAGATTATTAAGCCACTTTTCATTATTTCTTTTGTTTTAGAGGCTTCAAGAGCTATGAATATCGTTATGGTAAATTCGCTTAGAGCGAGCAGTGATGCTGCATATCCGTTTTATATGGGAATTATTTTTATGTGGGGAGTTAGTGTTCCTTTGGCTTATATTTTAGGAATACATTTTGGCTTTGCAATGGTTGGGATTTGGAGTGCCTTTGTAGCTGATGAGTTCTTGCGTGGGCTTGCAAATACATATCGTTGGAAGAGTAAAAAATGGCAGAATAAAACAAGCTAA
- the abc-f gene encoding ribosomal protection-like ABC-F family protein: MILIDCIDISKNYGEKVILKNVNFSINDGEKIAIIGKNGQGKSTFLKIITKEIEPDNGRILINSSISFSMLSQSINNDLDLSVDEYIKLELGDIFNALKEYNEINEKLATKPDDKELLKNQQILFELIESKDAWSIDSKIARALKEFELGSFLNRSLASLSGGEQRRLSLACMLLKSPDVLILDEPTNHLDVTMCKYLEDMLKASKKSVIFISHDRYFIDNVASKCVEIEDGILREFMGGYSDYLKAKARLLESLNKSYETLVKQLKSEEEWLRRGVKARLKRNEGRKERIFKMREEAKKNPSILNRLRVELARASDIKSNPLIANKKKMLFELHDISLRLGEKLLFKPFNARILQGEKIAIVGKNGCGKSSFLQILLEKLRPSSGFIKKGEINIGYFDQKKSDLKDDETLIEYFCPNGGDTINVKGFNMHVYGYLKHFLFPKEQLTYKIGSLSGGEKSRVALAKLFTKDYEVLILDEPTNDLDIATINILEQYLMDFKGALIFVSHDRYFTDRLATKLFAFSNQEISIETMKFSELLELNDELNELNEEIENDKIKPKEVERKKSVKLSYKQNKILEEHPSKIEEIEKEIKLLNEYLSDPAKYEKYGILTLNERLENLNSELELLENEYYEVLELAQELENANN; encoded by the coding sequence TTGATTTTAATTGATTGTATTGATATAAGCAAAAATTACGGCGAAAAAGTTATTTTAAAAAATGTAAATTTTAGTATAAATGATGGCGAAAAAATCGCAATTATAGGTAAAAACGGGCAAGGCAAATCTACATTTTTAAAAATAATTACAAAAGAAATTGAACCAGATAATGGCAGAATACTTATAAATTCTAGCATTAGCTTTTCTATGCTTTCTCAAAGTATTAATAATGATTTGGATTTAAGTGTTGATGAATATATTAAGCTTGAATTAGGCGATATTTTTAATGCCCTAAAAGAATATAATGAAATAAATGAAAAGCTTGCAACTAAGCCAGATGATAAAGAATTGCTTAAAAACCAGCAAATTTTATTTGAATTAATTGAGAGCAAAGATGCTTGGAGTATTGATAGCAAGATTGCAAGAGCTTTAAAAGAATTTGAATTAGGAAGTTTTTTAAATAGAAGCTTAGCGTCTTTAAGTGGTGGAGAGCAAAGAAGATTAAGTCTTGCTTGTATGTTGCTTAAATCTCCTGATGTTTTAATACTTGATGAGCCTACGAATCACTTAGATGTAACTATGTGTAAATATCTTGAAGATATGTTAAAAGCTAGTAAAAAAAGCGTTATATTTATAAGCCACGATAGATATTTTATTGATAATGTTGCAAGCAAATGTGTAGAAATTGAAGATGGAATTTTAAGAGAATTTATGGGTGGATATAGCGATTATTTAAAGGCAAAAGCAAGGCTACTTGAGAGCTTAAATAAAAGCTATGAAACCTTAGTAAAACAGCTAAAAAGCGAAGAAGAATGGCTGCGTCGTGGAGTAAAAGCTAGACTTAAGCGAAACGAAGGAAGAAAAGAGCGTATTTTTAAAATGCGTGAAGAAGCTAAGAAAAATCCTAGTATTTTAAATAGGCTAAGAGTTGAGCTTGCCCGTGCAAGTGATATAAAATCAAATCCACTAATAGCAAATAAGAAAAAAATGCTTTTTGAATTACACGATATTAGTTTAAGATTAGGTGAAAAGCTATTGTTTAAGCCATTTAATGCAAGGATTTTGCAAGGTGAAAAAATAGCAATTGTTGGTAAAAATGGCTGTGGAAAATCAAGCTTTTTACAAATCTTACTTGAAAAATTACGTCCTAGTAGTGGGTTTATTAAAAAAGGCGAGATTAATATAGGATATTTTGACCAGAAAAAAAGTGATTTAAAAGATGATGAAACTTTGATTGAATATTTTTGTCCAAATGGCGGAGATACTATCAATGTAAAGGGCTTTAATATGCATGTATATGGATATTTAAAGCATTTTTTATTTCCAAAAGAGCAATTAACTTATAAAATCGGCTCACTTAGTGGTGGCGAAAAAAGTAGGGTGGCTTTAGCAAAACTCTTTACAAAAGATTATGAAGTATTAATTTTAGATGAGCCTACGAATGATTTAGATATAGCTACAATTAATATTTTAGAGCAATATTTAATGGATTTTAAAGGGGCTTTAATATTTGTAAGTCATGATAGATATTTTACAGATAGACTTGCTACTAAGCTTTTTGCATTTTCAAATCAAGAAATTAGCATAGAAACTATGAAATTTAGCGAATTGCTAGAATTAAACGATGAATTAAACGAGCTAAATGAAGAAATAGAAAACGATAAAATAAAGCCAAAGGAAGTTGAACGCAAAAAAAGCGTAAAATTAAGCTATAAACAAAACAAGATTTTAGAAGAACACCCAAGTAAAATTGAAGAAATTGAAAAAGAGATTAAATTATTAAACGAATATTTAAGTGATCCAGCTAAATATGAAAAATACGGCATATTAACATTAAATGAAAGGCTTGAGAATTTGAATTCGGAATTAGAGCTTTTAGAAAATGAGTATTACGAAGTTTTAGAACTTGCACAGGAGTTAGAAAATGCTAATAATTAG
- a CDS encoding YceI family protein, with protein sequence MKKLFSSIIATAILSSGAYAINIDEASVKAHFVGFKMAKKLGVPGVIDDAKFEFGKTSGSVVDILNEVKASLDFANENTKDKVRENNIHRTYIANLKNSKIEASLKDAKGDETNGSVTGVITFNDVTKEIPMTYSVADGKLVVKGEINMRTDFNTEDAYIALSTDKQIAALHGKKTWEEVEIYFDVDVK encoded by the coding sequence ATGAAAAAGTTATTTTCTTCAATTATCGCAACAGCGATTTTAAGTTCAGGTGCTTACGCAATTAATATTGATGAAGCTAGCGTTAAAGCGCATTTCGTTGGCTTTAAAATGGCTAAAAAACTAGGCGTTCCTGGTGTTATTGATGATGCTAAATTTGAATTTGGTAAAACAAGTGGTTCGGTTGTAGATATTTTAAACGAAGTTAAAGCTAGTTTAGATTTTGCTAATGAAAACACAAAAGATAAGGTTCGTGAAAATAATATCCATAGAACATATATTGCAAATCTTAAAAATAGCAAAATTGAAGCAAGTTTAAAAGACGCAAAAGGTGATGAAACAAATGGAAGTGTAACAGGAGTTATTACTTTTAATGATGTTACAAAAGAAATTCCTATGACTTATAGTGTTGCTGATGGTAAATTAGTTGTAAAAGGCGAAATCAATATGAGAACAGATTTTAATACTGAAGATGCTTATATTGCACTTTCAACAGATAAGCAAATTGCAGCACTTCATGGTAAAAAGACTTGGGAAGAAGTTGAAATTTATTTTGATGTAGATGTTAAATAA
- the accB gene encoding acetyl-CoA carboxylase biotin carboxyl carrier protein translates to MKREEIKELIDMFAQANIGKIKIKEGDFEISLEKQGTVVECAPIPAAMPHAAPAPINVNVVNEAQPVKNSHPTITSPMVGTFYQAPSPGAAPFVKVGQTVRKGDTICIIEAMKIMNEIEAEFDCKIVSALVEDGQPVEFGTELFAVEKL, encoded by the coding sequence ATGAAAAGAGAAGAAATAAAAGAATTAATAGATATGTTTGCACAAGCAAATATAGGTAAAATCAAAATCAAAGAAGGAGATTTTGAAATAAGCCTAGAAAAGCAAGGAACTGTTGTTGAATGCGCTCCAATTCCTGCAGCTATGCCACATGCAGCACCTGCTCCAATAAATGTAAATGTAGTAAATGAAGCTCAACCGGTTAAAAATTCACACCCAACAATTACAAGCCCAATGGTAGGAACTTTCTATCAAGCACCAAGTCCAGGGGCAGCACCATTTGTAAAAGTTGGTCAAACAGTAAGAAAAGGCGATACTATTTGCATTATTGAAGCAATGAAGATTATGAATGAAATTGAAGCTGAGTTTGATTGCAAAATTGTAAGTGCATTAGTAGAAGATGGACAACCTGTGGAGTTTGGAACAGAATTATTTGCAGTTGAAAAACTATAA